GATTGGATACCCTGAGCAAAAATTATGGTGCTGCATATACAGAATTGAGTAAAGCTATGAACGGGATTCCGGATTACAATATTACTGACGAGCAAATAAAGGCACTACGTGAAAGTGATGCTAATCAAAAAGTTGTAAAACAGCTGGTCGACACTTATCAGGCTGCTCGTAATGCCAAAGGAATATATCAGTCCATGGAAATCCAAAAAGCACTTGGATCTGTAACAGGCACATTGGATCAAATTTCCGGCAACTTAGGGAAAATGGCTGATAATGCCGAAACAATGGCTGCAGAAGTTGAAAAAGGTCTGGCGGGGATGGATCAGATGGATGCCATAAAAGACCTGCAAAAAGGGCTATCCTCTCTGGCTTCCGAGTACAAAACATTCCATAGCGGCCTGGTTGATTATACGGATGGTGTCGGTAAATTGGCTTCATCGTATCAGGAGCTTGATTCTGGTATTCAGGAACTGTCTGATGGCGTTTCATCCCTTGACAGCGGCGCAAGTGAGCTGAAAAACGGCACACAGGAATTGCAGGAAGAAACCAGTGATTTGCCTGGCCAAATGCAATCTGAGGTCGATGAAATGATGGATGAATATGATACCTCTGACTTTGAACCGAAATCGTTTGTGTCAGATAAAAATAGTAAAGTCGGTGTCGTTCAATTTGTTTTGAAGACAGAACCGATTGAAGTGGAAGAAACCGAAACAACACAAGAAGAAACAGATGAAGAAAAGGAAAAAGGATTTTGGGGACGATTGTTGGATCTGTTCCGTTAATAAAATATTAGTGCAGAAAACCAGCCTGATTGATCGGATTCAGGCTGGTTTTTACATATTTAAGAAGGGGATCCGAGTTATTTAATCCTGTCAGCCCAGGTTTTTACTTTTTCTTGAAGCTGCTTCTTATGCTCCCGGAACTGTCTGAAGCGATGTCCGTTTGCCCCGGAAGGATGCGGGAAACCGGTTAAATAGGTATGATTAGGGAGCTTGTTTTCCTCAACCAACCTGAGAATTGATTGTTCAACTGATTTACCAAGCGGAATTACCAGCGCTGGGGATATTATTTGTGCTAATTCTTCCGGGAACTCTTTAAAGGCATAATGCTGCAAGGATGGAGAACGGTCGATAGGCGGCTGATGTCCCGTATAGTTTTTCCCTTTTAAGAATACCGGGTATTTAATGATCGATGTTGTATGAAGGAGGTTCCTGTCTTTTCCGAACGAAGCGGATGAATTTTTAATACCGAGTATGTCTGGGATGCCGCATTGGTCAATCATGTCGACGAGATTTTTCCGCATTGAACCGGCGAATCCGGCAGCTTCTTTTGTTTCTTTCAGACATGTTTCCAGCGATTTACCTGACGAATGGCTTTCTACAAATTGTTCAAAGGCAGTTTTCATTTGATTCCATCCCGGAGTAATGCCGACAATCACAATCTTCGCGTCCCTGTTGATATATTCGTTATGAGGTGCATAGTACATGGTTATATCGTTTTCTTTGTCCATCAAAAATGACGGTGTTAATAAATCTTGTTTGGTGAGTGGCCGGTCAGTTCCTAATGATTGAATGGCCGGCAGAAATCGTTTAAGTGTTGTATGTAACATATCCAGGTGCTCCTTAGGATAAATAGAATTTTATTTTTTAATATATCACTAATAGAAAGTATGTGTTATTATATCAAACTAAGAAAGAAGGTGTTTGGATGCTTATAAAACCAAAGAAATTGAGGCCTGGAGACAAAGTGGCAACAATCAGTCCGTCATGGGGCGGTGCCGGGGAGCAGGAGTTAAGATGGCGCTATGAACAAGGCGTGGAACGGCTGCGTGATATGTTCGGGCTTGAAGTAGTTGCTATGCCGAACAGTTTAAAGGGTGCGGATTATCTTTATGAACATCCGGAAGCACGCGCGGAAGATTTAATGGAGGCGTTCCGTGATGAGAACATCAAGGGCATTATCGCAAACATAGGAGGAAGCGAAAGTATTCGTCTGCTTCCATACATTGATTTTGATGTGATCAGGAAGAATCCGAAAATCTTTATGGGCTATTCGGATGTGACCATTCCGCATTTATTCTGTCACAAAGCAGGCCTGTCATCGTTTTATGGGCCGGCGATTATGACTGATTTTGCTGAAAATGTGGCAATGGACCCGTATACAGTTGATCTGATAAAGCGGACGTTATTTTCCAGCGAGGTAATTGGTGAAATCGAACCTGCTAAGAAATGGACGAGTGAGCGGCTGGAATGGGATATCGTCAACAAAAATACAAGGCGCAAGATGCAGCCGAATCAGGGTTATGAAGTCCTGCAAGGTTCCGGAGTGATACAGGGACGATTGATTGGCGGCTGTATGGAGGTGTTGGAGTTTGCGAAAGGGACAGTTCTCTGGCCGGACAAAAAATATTGGGAGGACAGCATTCTCTTTTTTGAAACTTCAGAAGAGAAGCCTTCGCCAGACTCCGTCACATGCTGGCTGCGTAATTATGCAGCCCAGGGTATTCTGCACAAAACGAATGGTATTATTTTTGGCAAGCCCCAGGATGAAATGTATTACGATGCGTATAAAGAGGCTATTCAGACGGTCATGAGGGAATATAAGCTCGAAGACTTGCCGATTATGTACAATCTGAACTTTGGCCATACCGAACCGAAGATGATTTTGCCGTACGGGGCTATGGCAGAAGTGGATTGTGGGAATGGCACGTTTGCGATTTTGGAAAGTGGTGCGGAATAAAGAATTGAAACTAAAAAACACCTTTTCATCCCTGCTTGGAAGGAGGAGAGGTGTTTTTTAATAACTCAATTTTCGCACCAATAGTATAGGCTCAAACAGTTAAATTTGTTAATCTCGAAACGTTTTTGAGTTGTTGCCTTGACAACCTCAGTAAACATAAAAGCTTTTTGTACGCAAAAGATATAATCAGCGGAACATTTTGAGTGAAAATATCCCTCCTGAGCTGTTATATATGCGAGGCTGGTGTAAAGGACAAAAGAGTGCGAAAACATTGATGAAAAGTGGTTCATCGGGGTTATGAAGGACAAAAGGAAGTGAATACATCGATGAAAAGTGGTTCATAAGGGTTATGAAGGACAAAAGGAAGTGAATACATCGATGAAAAGTGGTTCATCGGGGTTATGAAGGACAAAAGGAAGTGAATACATCGATGAAAAGTGGTTCATAAGGATTATGAAGGACAAAAGGAGGTGAAAACATCAATGAAATGTCCTTCATTAGGGAAACGAAAGGAAAAAACGGAAACCTCACTAAAATATTTTACCGTTAATTCAAAGTCAACCTTAGTAGTGTATCTTTGACCTCCCTAATTCCTACAAGGCGTATGTGTTCATTTTTACGCTGTGAAAGTTGAGTTAAAAAGTACTGGACGGGTCTCTGAGCTTAAGTCGGAATGTGAGCGAACAAACTGTGACAGCTTCAGCGAAATTCCTGTGAACTTCAGCGGGAACTGTGACAACTTCAGCCAAACACACGATTTCAACTGAATTACATAGAAACCACCCGTGGCAACTCCGGCGAAAAGCTAAGTTCACCGGATTCCGCAGCCCTACCTACTGGCAGAAACGTATCGAAGTTGCTATTAACCAGCCAAATAACACAGCTCCTACGAAAACAGCCGTCCCTTTTTGGTCAGTCCCTGCCACTTCCTAAATAGTGTTCTGTATTTTGACAGCTTCTTAAAATCATCCGGCGTGTCAATCGGGTCACGAATGCCGTTCACAAGCAAGGTGATGTTGAAGTGCTGCCCTGGTTCGTCCATAAAATAGGTGCCAATTTTAAACAAATCTGCTTTCGAAAAAAGATCATGCAGTCGCAAGTTAATTTGACGATAGGCTTCCATATCAACATCTCGTGCATAACCGATATTCAGCATAAGCTGCCTGCCGTCCGCGAAATCATCAGGCAGGTAAGGTGTTGAGATGAGATCTTTTAAAGGCTCATCAAAAGTTTCGCCTTCAACGGTATGTAAAAATAGGGGTCCCTTATTTTTGTTGATGAATGCCTCGATATCCTGGAAGTCAATATTCATGTCACCGGTTCTTTCAATCAGCTGTTTCATCGTATGAATCGTGTGCTCTTCAATCGCATGGAACGTCTGATTTGCTTCCCGGATTGTCGTATATTTATCAATTGATTCCATTAACGCATCACTGTGAAAGTATATGACAGCATCACAAAGTTCCTTCATCCTGAAATACTGGGATGAAGCGGTCTGGAATCTTTTTTTGCCTTCAAAACGAAATGGAAAGCGGAAGATCCCAATCAGCAAAGCCTTTTTCTCTTTCAATGCATCCAATTGATTAATCAGGTCATCCGTTTCATTGGCGTTGCCACCGCTAAACTGATAGAAACACAGGTTATCCGGTTCCAGGTTTTCTGTTATGGACTGGTCCGTTGCAAAAGCTTCATAATCCGTTTGATAAATTTTTACAAGTGTATCCATATCCTCTCTCCTATACAACACTTTTCACCCATTCTACAGCAAGTATCATAAAAAGCCTGTCAGATGATGTCATGAAAAACAACTAGTTTTGTAGAATGAGCCGGAAATATGAGGTTCCTTAACACTCATATGTGAGCTACCCGGCCTGTAATGTAAAGAATTAGTTAAGTTATAGTAAATTCGCTTATTTCCATAATCATACTTTTGTATCATAGATGGTAGATTGAAACGGGTAAAACTGAGGAGGAAGTAGTGAAATTGCTGCCAAAATTACACAGTATACGGTTCAAACGTCCCGGGAATATTCATTTAACTATTCGCGCAAGGTTGATTGTTAGTTTTGCTATCGTTCTTTTGTTATTAGTTACGATGAGTACTGTTATCTACAGTAAAATGAATGCTATTTCTCAAAATGATAAAGAAATTAACCAATTGTCCCTTCCTATACTTATTGAAGTGACAAAGATGAATAATGGTATGCTGCAAATTAACAGGTATGCGAATGAGATGGTTAATTCGACCATGTCAGTGACAATCAGCAAGCTGGAAGGCAATATAAATGATACGATTGAGAGTGTAGAAACAAGCCAAAGTGAACTCGAACCATTGATAGAACAGTTAAATAACGGGAATGCAGCACAGCATTACGCTGAGTTTATGAAGCAATGGGAAGGTTATAAAGAGCTGATTGCCAATATGATTGAGAATGCTGCCAGTGGCAATCAATTTGCTGCACAAAACGAATTATTTAAAGGTAAAGCCTACTTTGACCGATCCAATGATGCACTGTTATCCATCATTGATACTGCCAGAGTAAAAATAAGTGAGGGTGTAAATGATTCGGTCAGGTTAAGTCAGGAAGGTATCTCCTGGATTTTAATGATTGCAGTCATTTCGATTATTTTTACGGTTGGTCTGATTTATGTAACCCTTGTCGTGATTACGAGGCCCATATCACAAATTTCCCGTCAGGTGGATAAAGTTACGACAGATGATCTCACTGTTGAGCCTTTAGAAGTAAAAACGAATGATGAACTTGGAAAGCTAACATCTAATTTTAATAAAATGACGGAAACGTTGAGACAAGTCATCAAAGACGTTAAGCAGAATGTGTATCATGTGACACATACATCTGAACAATTATCATTGAATGCGGAAGGAACAAAAGCAGGGGTCAATGAGGTTGCTACATCGATTGAACAGGTATCATCTGAGACAAATGAACAGATGGAAGGAATCAGTGAAACAGACCTTCAAATTAAAGAAATCTCCAGTGATGTTCAGGAAGTCAAAGCTAACTTTAAAATTGTTACATCTTTATCAGAAACGGCAAATCAGAACGCACAAGCCGGTAAAGAAGATATGGACAAAATTGTGGAAAAAATAAATGATATTGAAATTAAAGTAAAAGATTCGGTAGAAAAAATAAATAATTTAGTACAAAAAACCAGTGAAGTAGATAAAATAGTTGCTATGATTAATGATGTTTCCAGTCAGACAAACCTCCTGGCATTAAACGCGGCAATTGAAGCTGCAAGAGCGGGGGAGGCAGGAAAAGGTTTTGCAGTGGTAGCCGACGAGGTAAAAAAATTAGCTGTCCAATCAACGGAAGCAACAGATGAAATCAGCTTGATTCTTGGAGAAATTCAAAACGATACACAAAATACAAAAGTGTCCATGGAACAGACAAATGACATTACAGAAGAAGGCAGAGAAATCATTACGAATGCAGGTAATAGTTTTGAAAAAATTGTTGATTCAACTTCCTCTGCAGCTGCTGAAGTAAAGCACGTGTTATTACATATCGGCCGAGTTACGGAAAGAACAAGAAGTATTTTAGACACAATCCGGCAAATAGAAACTGCTGCCAGACAAAATTCATCTAATGCTGAAACGGTGGCTGGGATATCAGAAGAAGCAAACGCTGCAATGGAAGAAATTTCTGATGCATTGTTGAAACTTGCTGAGATGAGCAACAACTTAAATGCAAAGGTAAAAAAATTCACTGTAGAATAGCGTGGGTATGGAATGTAAGCATGATTAAAAAAGCTGCGAAATATCGTGCAGCTTTTTTATTGCTTTTGGGCCAGTCGGTTTAAACAGTACCTGTTTTTATTACAAATATTTTTCCATCCGTATATCAGCCCACATTCTGCCCTGCCAATACGTAAAATCATCAATATGACCGATATCCTTGTATCCCAGCTTTTGATAGAGTCTGTAAGCCTGGTTGTTAAATTCAAAAACTCCCAATTCAATACGTTTAATCCCCTGTTTTTTAATCTCTTGCTCCAAAAAATTCATTGCCTTCATACCAATCCCTTGGCCGCGTCCAACGGGTTCACCGATTGTAATGCCAATCCAGGCGGTTCCAGGTACTTTTTTATAAAGATGACCTGGATCGACCATATAATTCATTTCACCTGCTAACAGGTCATTCAAATATATCAGATAGATATTTTGGTGCTTCATACGTTTTCTCAAGTTATCCAAGGTCACGTTATCCCGGCGATTCAGTTCTTTTTCGTTTTGATTAGGACGGGTTAATGGAATTAATTCCGAGTCGTTTTCCCATCTGTTGAAGGCTTCCAGAATGCTTGGGTTTGGTTCGGTTAATTTTCTGAAATGAGTATCCATATAAATCTCCTCTTGTTCGGTTTTCTAATC
The genomic region above belongs to Virgibacillus doumboii and contains:
- a CDS encoding uracil-DNA glycosylase family protein, translating into MLHTTLKRFLPAIQSLGTDRPLTKQDLLTPSFLMDKENDITMYYAPHNEYINRDAKIVIVGITPGWNQMKTAFEQFVESHSSGKSLETCLKETKEAAGFAGSMRKNLVDMIDQCGIPDILGIKNSSASFGKDRNLLHTTSIIKYPVFLKGKNYTGHQPPIDRSPSLQHYAFKEFPEELAQIISPALVIPLGKSVEQSILRLVEENKLPNHTYLTGFPHPSGANGHRFRQFREHKKQLQEKVKTWADRIK
- a CDS encoding S66 family peptidase; the encoded protein is MLIKPKKLRPGDKVATISPSWGGAGEQELRWRYEQGVERLRDMFGLEVVAMPNSLKGADYLYEHPEARAEDLMEAFRDENIKGIIANIGGSESIRLLPYIDFDVIRKNPKIFMGYSDVTIPHLFCHKAGLSSFYGPAIMTDFAENVAMDPYTVDLIKRTLFSSEVIGEIEPAKKWTSERLEWDIVNKNTRRKMQPNQGYEVLQGSGVIQGRLIGGCMEVLEFAKGTVLWPDKKYWEDSILFFETSEEKPSPDSVTCWLRNYAAQGILHKTNGIIFGKPQDEMYYDAYKEAIQTVMREYKLEDLPIMYNLNFGHTEPKMILPYGAMAEVDCGNGTFAILESGAE
- a CDS encoding cell division protein FtsZ; this translates as MDTLVKIYQTDYEAFATDQSITENLEPDNLCFYQFSGGNANETDDLINQLDALKEKKALLIGIFRFPFRFEGKKRFQTASSQYFRMKELCDAVIYFHSDALMESIDKYTTIREANQTFHAIEEHTIHTMKQLIERTGDMNIDFQDIEAFINKNKGPLFLHTVEGETFDEPLKDLISTPYLPDDFADGRQLMLNIGYARDVDMEAYRQINLRLHDLFSKADLFKIGTYFMDEPGQHFNITLLVNGIRDPIDTPDDFKKLSKYRTLFRKWQGLTKKGRLFS
- a CDS encoding methyl-accepting chemotaxis protein, translated to MLPKLHSIRFKRPGNIHLTIRARLIVSFAIVLLLLVTMSTVIYSKMNAISQNDKEINQLSLPILIEVTKMNNGMLQINRYANEMVNSTMSVTISKLEGNINDTIESVETSQSELEPLIEQLNNGNAAQHYAEFMKQWEGYKELIANMIENAASGNQFAAQNELFKGKAYFDRSNDALLSIIDTARVKISEGVNDSVRLSQEGISWILMIAVISIIFTVGLIYVTLVVITRPISQISRQVDKVTTDDLTVEPLEVKTNDELGKLTSNFNKMTETLRQVIKDVKQNVYHVTHTSEQLSLNAEGTKAGVNEVATSIEQVSSETNEQMEGISETDLQIKEISSDVQEVKANFKIVTSLSETANQNAQAGKEDMDKIVEKINDIEIKVKDSVEKINNLVQKTSEVDKIVAMINDVSSQTNLLALNAAIEAARAGEAGKGFAVVADEVKKLAVQSTEATDEISLILGEIQNDTQNTKVSMEQTNDITEEGREIITNAGNSFEKIVDSTSSAAAEVKHVLLHIGRVTERTRSILDTIRQIETAARQNSSNAETVAGISEEANAAMEEISDALLKLAEMSNNLNAKVKKFTVE
- a CDS encoding GNAT family N-acetyltransferase — protein: MDTHFRKLTEPNPSILEAFNRWENDSELIPLTRPNQNEKELNRRDNVTLDNLRKRMKHQNIYLIYLNDLLAGEMNYMVDPGHLYKKVPGTAWIGITIGEPVGRGQGIGMKAMNFLEQEIKKQGIKRIELGVFEFNNQAYRLYQKLGYKDIGHIDDFTYWQGRMWADIRMEKYL